The following coding sequences lie in one Treponema socranskii subsp. buccale genomic window:
- the fliN gene encoding flagellar motor switch protein FliN, whose product MSDGAISQDEIDALLSGVSVDGLNSSGRVGGMPSVQLDTAVLQKFADELKTPFAENLNKMTGANFSADTPVVEQLDRDRLLAKLPEVVVNVLADFSSGLVGDHLYILAPEFAQKIVGLMNKEDNADIDDMALSVIAETVSTHTNDEIQALEKTGKISGISCNPPTARNDPKAMIRVPQNQFVLFNYPLSLDGQGYTLWEAVGATAAEQMIRALGSGTSAPEMNTGGTLSAADIASVGTMASPGMNMGQGMNMGQSMPMMGQMGSGIPNVQSLQYPMLQGNMAGSGEQGNIGLIMDVYMEMTVELGRTKKQIKDILGMGEGTIIELDKLAGEPVDILVNHKPIAKGEVVVIDENFGVRVTEILSSIERVTELH is encoded by the coding sequence ATGAGTGATGGTGCAATATCGCAGGATGAGATTGATGCTCTGCTTTCGGGTGTGTCCGTAGACGGCCTCAATTCATCCGGCAGAGTCGGAGGAATGCCTTCCGTACAGCTGGATACCGCCGTTCTGCAGAAATTTGCGGATGAACTCAAAACGCCGTTCGCAGAAAATCTCAACAAAATGACCGGTGCGAATTTTTCGGCCGATACTCCCGTCGTCGAGCAGCTCGACCGCGACCGCCTCTTGGCAAAGCTGCCGGAAGTCGTCGTCAATGTTCTCGCCGACTTTTCGAGCGGATTGGTCGGTGATCACCTGTACATACTCGCACCCGAGTTTGCGCAAAAGATCGTCGGTCTTATGAATAAAGAGGATAACGCGGACATCGACGATATGGCGCTTTCCGTTATCGCCGAAACCGTGTCGACGCACACGAACGATGAAATCCAAGCCCTCGAAAAGACGGGCAAGATTTCCGGGATTTCGTGCAATCCGCCCACTGCGCGCAACGATCCGAAAGCGATGATACGAGTTCCGCAAAATCAATTCGTCCTTTTCAATTATCCTCTTTCGCTCGACGGGCAGGGCTATACATTGTGGGAAGCGGTCGGAGCGACGGCCGCAGAACAGATGATCAGAGCGCTCGGAAGCGGAACTTCGGCTCCCGAGATGAATACGGGCGGAACGCTCAGCGCCGCCGACATCGCATCCGTCGGAACGATGGCATCTCCCGGTATGAATATGGGACAGGGTATGAACATGGGACAGTCGATGCCCATGATGGGGCAGATGGGAAGCGGCATTCCGAACGTACAGTCGCTGCAGTACCCGATGCTCCAAGGCAATATGGCCGGGAGCGGCGAACAGGGCAATATCGGTCTTATCATGGACGTGTACATGGAGATGACCGTAGAGCTCGGCCGCACGAAAAAACAGATAAAAGACATTCTCGGCATGGGAGAAGGTACGATCATAGAGCTCGACAAACTTGCCGGTGAGCCGGTCGATATCCTTGTCAATCATAAGCCGATCGCAAAGGGCGAAGTCGTCGTCATCGACGAAAACTTCGGTGTGCGCGTTACCGAAATCCTGTCTTCGATCGAGAGGGTGACGGAACTGCACTGA
- the fliM gene encoding flagellar motor switch protein FliM codes for MNEVLSQDEIDQLLTAISSGDSDTDDFKPVSDTRKIKIYDFKRPDKFSKEQLRTVSNMHETFARLTTTSLSAQLRSLVHVHVASVDQLTYEEFIRSIPTPTTLAVVNMDPLKGNAVLEIDPTITFCMIDRLFGGRGSTTGNKNRDLTDIEQSVMEGIIVRILANMREAWTQVIDLRPRLGQIETNPQFAQIVPPSEMVVLVTLEMKVGEEEGMMNFCIPYLTIEPIISKLSSQFWFSSVRRSSTTQYLGTLKEKLSSVEMDVVAEVGSIDLPIREVLSLRAGDVVRLSNIRVGDPLTLSVGNRKKFYCQPGVVGKKMAVQITGKLEDISADDFEELSVEGDDSYE; via the coding sequence ATGAACGAAGTTCTGTCACAGGATGAAATAGATCAGCTGCTCACCGCGATAAGTTCGGGCGATTCCGACACCGACGATTTTAAGCCGGTCAGCGATACGCGTAAAATCAAGATTTACGATTTTAAGCGTCCCGACAAATTTTCGAAAGAACAGCTGCGCACCGTGTCGAACATGCACGAAACCTTTGCGCGTTTGACGACGACGAGTCTTTCCGCTCAGCTGCGGAGCCTCGTGCACGTTCACGTCGCTTCCGTCGATCAGCTTACGTATGAAGAGTTTATACGATCCATTCCGACGCCGACGACGCTTGCCGTCGTCAATATGGATCCGCTGAAAGGAAATGCGGTGCTCGAAATCGATCCGACGATCACGTTTTGCATGATCGATCGCCTGTTCGGCGGCCGCGGTTCGACAACCGGAAATAAAAACCGCGATCTGACCGATATCGAACAGTCGGTTATGGAAGGCATCATCGTACGCATCCTCGCGAATATGCGGGAAGCGTGGACGCAGGTTATCGATTTGCGCCCCCGGCTCGGACAGATCGAAACGAATCCGCAGTTTGCGCAGATCGTGCCTCCTTCGGAAATGGTCGTTCTCGTTACCCTTGAAATGAAAGTCGGCGAAGAAGAAGGCATGATGAATTTCTGCATTCCGTATTTGACGATCGAGCCGATCATTTCAAAGCTGTCCTCTCAATTTTGGTTCAGTTCGGTGCGCAGAAGTTCGACGACGCAGTACCTCGGAACGCTGAAAGAAAAACTTTCGTCGGTTGAAATGGACGTCGTCGCCGAAGTCGGCTCCATCGATTTGCCGATACGCGAAGTGCTCTCTCTCCGTGCCGGAGATGTCGTGCGCCTGTCGAATATCCGTGTCGGCGATCCGCTTACGCTCAGCGTGGGCAACAGAAAGAAATTCTATTGCCAGCCGGGCGTTGTCGGAAAAAAGATGGCGGTGCAGATAACCGGTAAATTGGAAGATATTTCGGCGGATGATTTTGAAGAACTTTCTGTAGAAGGAGATGATTCGTATGAGTGA
- a CDS encoding flagellar basal body-associated FliL family protein, producing MADNDINFDESASDGGSGAKGKGIGGLVPGLLKWILIALGAVILIVVVVFVTVRVVSSNTSAQTAIPMSDEYHAQREVLDWYSSLGAIRTRTSDDVPASVVVNVFLGYKKDDRVAATEITERRVELTDYLRRYFTQKTIDELKPQNEQKLKIELRNAINDEILSGSKIRDVSFQQLDVIEQ from the coding sequence ATGGCAGACAACGATATTAATTTCGACGAAAGCGCGTCCGACGGCGGAAGCGGTGCGAAAGGAAAAGGAATCGGCGGACTTGTTCCCGGATTATTAAAATGGATACTCATAGCGCTCGGCGCGGTGATCCTCATCGTCGTCGTCGTGTTCGTTACGGTGCGTGTCGTTTCGAGCAATACGTCGGCGCAGACGGCGATCCCGATGAGCGACGAATACCATGCGCAGCGGGAAGTGCTCGACTGGTACTCATCGCTCGGAGCCATCAGAACGAGAACGAGCGACGACGTCCCTGCGAGCGTCGTCGTCAACGTGTTCCTCGGTTATAAAAAAGACGACAGGGTTGCGGCGACGGAAATAACCGAACGGAGGGTTGAACTCACCGATTATTTGCGCCGATATTTTACACAGAAGACGATCGACGAGTTGAAGCCGCAAAACGAACAGAAATTGAAAATAGAATTGCGCAATGCGATCAACGACGAAATTTTAAGCGGTTCGAAGATCCGCGACGTTTCGTTTCAACAGCTCGATGTCATCGAGCAATAG
- the motB gene encoding flagellar motor protein MotB yields MARKSKQPEKPSTAWQTTYGDMITLMLCFFVMLYNPTEVDITQLATITQALQMRETETTAGGLALSTGRLADLGNNINSLPAMEKGRSLANARKKAVSLFAPDVKSNRITITSDERGLVITLASDSFFAEGSAALDIDETRETLLRLSEFFRDPELKARRFRIEGHTDDTPVSSSSPYASNWELSAARAMNVLHYLADFGVDERRFSIAGYADTRPMFSNDTPEGRAYNRRVDIIILDEGHF; encoded by the coding sequence ATGGCGCGGAAAAGCAAACAGCCCGAAAAGCCGTCAACCGCGTGGCAAACGACTTACGGCGATATGATCACGCTCATGCTCTGTTTTTTCGTCATGCTGTACAATCCGACGGAAGTCGATATCACGCAGCTTGCGACGATCACGCAGGCGCTCCAAATGCGCGAAACGGAAACGACGGCGGGCGGCTTGGCGCTTTCGACGGGACGGCTTGCGGATTTGGGAAACAATATCAATTCGCTTCCGGCGATGGAAAAAGGCCGCTCGCTTGCAAACGCGCGAAAAAAAGCGGTAAGCCTTTTTGCACCCGACGTCAAATCGAACAGGATAACGATAACGAGCGACGAGCGGGGGCTCGTCATCACGCTCGCATCCGACAGTTTTTTCGCCGAAGGAAGCGCTGCGCTCGACATCGACGAAACGCGCGAAACGCTCTTGCGCCTTTCCGAGTTTTTTAGGGATCCCGAACTGAAAGCGAGGAGATTCCGCATCGAAGGTCACACCGACGATACGCCCGTTTCTTCGTCTTCCCCGTATGCAAGCAACTGGGAGCTTTCGGCCGCCCGTGCGATGAACGTGCTTCACTACCTTGCAGACTTCGGCGTAGACGAGCGGCGGTTTTCGATAGCGGGCTATGCGGATACGCGTCCGATGTTTTCGAACGATACGCCCGAAGGCAGAGCCTACAACCGGCGGGTCGATATAATTATCCTAGACGAAGGACACTTTTGA